Proteins found in one Pontibacter sp. SGAir0037 genomic segment:
- a CDS encoding isochorismate synthase yields MTEAAFAFGDGENTGAGPAYTLEHFFKTAIQQGLPIAVWRLPDTTQVQACVSFQKNLIVAQPVLEESPFGFFFCPFEEKDNQKNLFIQADVYFDATSGSLTVREGVSQESQAAFMATLQQQKINTGWHAASGTNPPSAQTEENFKNAVAEAVSVIREEQMEKVVLSRNRTYPLPAAFDILEANAAMRSAYPRAFVSLVSVPGAGTWMGASPEILVSIDQQQIFRTVALAGTQPAVEDVSEAIWRQKEIEEQGMVERYILSCFKKLRLREYTEVGPKTVVAGKLMHLRTDFKVDMKEVDFPRLGTDMLHLLHPTSAICGLPKEPALQFIQAHEGYNRSYYSGYLGPCNSPAGTHLYVNLRCMQILSDAAVLYAGAGITGESSPEKEWQETQHKMQTMHQVLSRFESS; encoded by the coding sequence ATGACAGAGGCAGCATTTGCCTTCGGAGACGGAGAAAACACGGGCGCAGGCCCGGCCTATACATTAGAGCATTTTTTTAAAACAGCTATTCAACAAGGGTTGCCTATTGCAGTTTGGCGGCTACCCGATACCACACAGGTGCAGGCCTGCGTTTCATTTCAGAAGAACCTGATCGTAGCGCAGCCTGTGCTGGAGGAAAGTCCTTTCGGCTTCTTTTTCTGCCCTTTCGAAGAAAAGGACAATCAGAAAAACCTTTTTATACAAGCCGATGTTTACTTTGATGCTACTTCGGGCTCGCTTACAGTACGGGAGGGTGTTTCCCAGGAAAGCCAGGCAGCATTTATGGCCACGCTTCAACAACAGAAAATCAATACTGGCTGGCATGCTGCCTCCGGCACGAACCCTCCTTCTGCACAAACAGAAGAGAATTTTAAAAATGCTGTTGCCGAAGCTGTAAGCGTTATTAGGGAAGAGCAGATGGAGAAAGTGGTATTATCCAGAAACCGGACCTATCCCCTTCCCGCCGCTTTTGATATACTGGAAGCAAACGCAGCCATGCGCAGTGCCTACCCCAGAGCTTTTGTTTCGCTTGTTTCAGTACCCGGTGCAGGCACCTGGATGGGCGCTTCCCCTGAAATTCTGGTTAGTATAGATCAGCAGCAAATTTTCCGAACGGTGGCTTTAGCCGGTACGCAACCTGCCGTAGAAGATGTATCGGAGGCAATCTGGCGACAAAAGGAAATTGAAGAGCAGGGCATGGTGGAGCGCTACATCCTGAGCTGCTTTAAAAAACTGAGACTGCGCGAGTATACTGAAGTAGGACCTAAAACAGTGGTAGCCGGTAAACTGATGCACCTGCGCACCGATTTTAAAGTAGACATGAAAGAGGTGGACTTTCCCAGGCTCGGTACTGATATGCTGCATCTCTTACACCCGACGTCTGCCATTTGCGGACTTCCCAAAGAACCGGCTCTACAATTTATTCAGGCGCATGAAGGCTATAACCGCAGCTACTACAGCGGCTACCTGGGCCCCTGTAACAGCCCTGCAGGCACACACCTTTACGTGAACCTGCGCTGTATGCAGATACTTTCCGATGCAGCCGTACTATATGCAGGCGCCGGTATCACCGGGGAGTCTTCCCCCGAAAAGGAATGGCAGGAAACCCAGCACAAAATGCAAACCATGCACCAGGTTTTAAGCCGGTTTGAAAGCAGTTAA
- a CDS encoding hotdog fold thioesterase, whose protein sequence is MHKAIHTLEQVNEWRKNTMMEHLGIEITEIGDKYLCGKMPVDHRTHQPMGLLHGGASVALAETLASLGAALQVDLATKACVGLEINANHVRGVREGWVYGKSSAVHVGRTTQIWETVISNEAGDLVCLSRMTVAVIDKKG, encoded by the coding sequence ATGCACAAAGCTATACATACGTTAGAGCAGGTAAACGAGTGGCGAAAAAATACCATGATGGAGCACCTGGGTATCGAAATTACCGAAATAGGTGATAAATACCTGTGCGGAAAGATGCCGGTGGACCACCGCACGCACCAGCCCATGGGGCTTTTACACGGTGGTGCCTCGGTTGCCCTGGCAGAAACGCTCGCCAGCCTGGGTGCTGCCCTTCAGGTAGATTTAGCAACAAAAGCCTGTGTTGGTTTAGAAATAAACGCAAACCATGTGCGAGGGGTGCGCGAAGGCTGGGTTTATGGCAAATCCAGTGCCGTGCATGTGGGCCGCACTACCCAGATATGGGAAACTGTTATTTCGAACGAAGCAGGAGACTTAGTGTGCCTAAGTCGTATGACGGTGGCAGTGATAGATAAAAAAGGATAA